Proteins from one Canis lupus familiaris isolate Mischka breed German Shepherd chromosome 26, alternate assembly UU_Cfam_GSD_1.0, whole genome shotgun sequence genomic window:
- the SSH1 gene encoding protein phosphatase Slingshot homolog 1 isoform X5, with the protein MVVVDSSGRQDTEESILLGVDFSSKESKSCTIGMVLRLWSDTIIHLDGDGGFSVSTAGRMHVFKPVSVQAMWSALQVLHKACEVARRHNYFPGGVALIWAAYYESCISSDQSCINEWNAMQDLESTRPDSPALFVDKPTEGERTERLIKAKLRSIMMSQDLENVTSKEIRNELETQMNCNLKEFKEFIDNEMLLILGQMDKPSLIFDHLYLGSEWNASNLEELQGSGVDYILNVTREIDNFFPGLFAYHNIRVYDEETTDLLAHWNEAYHFINKAKRNHSKCLVHCKMGVSRSASTVIAYAMKEFGWPLEKAYNYVKQKRSITRPNAGFMRQLSEYEGILDASKQRHNKLWRQQSKTCLQQPVDDPEGSGDFLPETLDSGPEARLPCLDDATQPGFADSRAPGGPTLPSCFRRLSDPLLHSPSDETASLVHLEDLERDALLEEAAEPTGAHTPARPPQDSPDRCEKEVKKKLDFGSPKARSGSLPQVEEMEGEEALGAGRWGRPPPQLDKSLLNRENLNNNNSKRSCPDDFEHDAIFGILNKVKPSYKSCADCMYPTASGAPEVFRERGENPGAPAICTQPTFLPHLTSSLVAHTASRSRALEKLASGPSESLSFLPPAGSRRSDTGGSGAAAAPELPASVLEPSRETQKVPPKSLLLKNSHCDKNPPSMEVAKDESPPKKDLKPAKDLRLLFSKEAEKPTTNSYLMQHQESIIQLQKAGLVRKHTKELERLKGTPADPASSCRDGTSSRLEPSIPEENPDLAPVPLPGPPALPILTGSDEKSEAIPSPLEGTPLKSPTPFLSRLDHTSHFSKDFLKTICYTPTSSSMSSNLTRSSSSDSIHSIRGKPGLVKQRTQEIETRLRLAGLTVSSPLKRSHSLAKLGSLNFSTEDLSSEADASTLTDSRDAKLSESSFLHQPPAALRSPTATSQPSGKSASEHSRSPSWMSKS; encoded by the exons TAAAAGCTGCACCATTGGGATGGTTCTCCGGCTGTGGAGCGACACAATAATCCACCTCGATGGAGATGG GGGATTCAGTGTCAGCACAGCGGGACGGATGCACGTCTTCAAGCCCGTATCCGTGCAGGCCATGTG GTCTGCCCTGCAGGTCCTTCACAAGGCCTGCGAAGTGGCTCGGAGACACAACTACTTCCCCGGGGGCGTGGCTCTCATCTGGGCTGCCTACTACGAAAGCTGCATCAGCTCCGATCAGAGCTGCATCAATGAGTGGAACGCCATGCAGGACCTGGAGTCCACACGGCCTGACTCCCCGGCCCTGTTTGTGGACAA GCCAACCGAAGGGGAAAGGACTGAGCGCCTTATCAAAGCCAAGCTCCGGAGCATCATGATGAGCCAGGATCTAGAAAATGTGACCTCAAAAGAA ATCCGTAATGAATTGGAGACGCAGATGAACTGTAActtgaaagaatttaaagaattcaTAGACAATGAGATGCTCCTTATCTTGGGACAGATGGACAAGCCCTCCCTTATCTTCGACCACCTTTATCTT GGCTCTGAATGGAATGCATCCAATCTGGAGGAACTGCAGGGCTCAGG TGTTGACTACATTTTAAATGTCACCagagaaatagataatttttttcctggcttATTTGCATATCATAACATCCGAGTCTATGATGAAGAGACAACAGACCTTCTTGCCCACTGGAACGAAGCATaccattttataaacaaagcaAA GAGGAACCATTCCAAGTGCTTGGTACATTGCAAAATGGGTGTCAGTCGATCCGCTTCCACGGTCATAGCCTATGCGATGAAGGAATTTGGCTGGCCTCTGGAAAAAGCGTACAACTACGTGAAGCAGAAGCGCAGCATTACACGGCCCAATGCGGGCTTTATGAGGCAGCTGTCTGAGTATGAAGGCATCTTGGACGCGAG caAACAGCGGCACAACAAGCTGTGGCGCCAGCAGAGCAAGACCTGCCTCCAGCAGCCTGTGGATGACCCCGAAGGGTCTGGGGACTTCTTGCCAGAGACCTTGGACAGCGGCCCGGAGGCCCGGCTGCCCTGTTTGGACGATGCCACCCAGCCTGGGTTTGCAGACAGCAGAGCTCCAGGGGGACCCACTCTCCCCAGCTGCTTCCGGCGACTGTCAGACCCCCTCCTGCATTCCCCCAGTGACGAAACTGCCAGCTTGGTCCACCTGGAGGATCTGGAGAGGGATGCTCTGTTGGAGGAAGCAGCCGAGCCAACCGGGGCACACACGCCAGCCAGACCTCCCCAAGACTCTCCTGACCGCTGTGAGAAGGAAGTGAAGAAGAAACTGGACTTCGGGAGCCCCAAGGCCCGGAGTGGCTCTTTACCACAGGTGGAggagatggaaggggaggaggccctGGGAGCAGGGCGGTGGGGGCGGCCCCCGCCCCAGCTTGATAAGAGCCTGCTCAACCGGGAAaacctcaacaacaacaacagcaagaGGAGCTGTCCAGACGACTTCGAG CATGATGCTATATTTGGGATCCTTAACAAGGTGAAGCCTTCCTACAAATCCTGTGCTGACTGCATGTACCCTACAGCCAGCGGGGCTCCTGAGGTCTTCAGGGAGCGAGGCGAGAATCCTGGCGCTCCTGCCATCTGTACCCAGCCAACCTTCCTGCCCCACCTCACATCTTCCCTTGTGGCCCACACAGCCAGCAGGTCCCGAGCTTTAGAGAAACTGGCCTCTGGCCCAAGCGAGAGTCTCTCATTCCTACCACCAGCAGGCTCAAGGAGGTCAGACACCGGCGGCTCTGGGGCTGCAGCAGCCCCAGAACTACCAGCTAGCGTTTTGGAACCTTCCAGAGAAACCCAAAAAGTCCCGCCAAAGTCCCTCCTTTTGAAGAATTCTCACTGTGACAAGAACCCTCCAAGCATGGAAGTAGCGAAGGATGAATCACCACCCAAGAAAGATCTGAAACCAGCCAAGGACCTGCGACTTCTGTTCAGTAAAGAAGCTGAGAAGCCCACAACCAACAGCTACTTGATGCAGCACCAGGAATCCATCATTCAGCTGCAGAAGGCAGGTTTGGTCCGAAAGCACACCAAAGAATTGGAGAGGCTGAAGGGCACACCTGCAGACCCAGCATCTTCCTGTAGGGATGGCACCAGCAGCAGACTGGAGCCCAGCATACCCGAGGAGAACCCCGACCTGGCTCCTGTTCCTCTGCCggggcccccagccctgcctatCCTCACTGGGAGTGACGAGAAGTCAGAGGCCATCCCCTCTCCGTTGGAAGGCACCCCACTTAAGAGCCCCACTCCCTTCCTCTCCCGCCTAGATCACACCAGTCATTTCTCAAAGGACTTCCTGAAGACCATCTGCTACACCCCCACGTCCTCCTCCATGAGCTCCAACCTGACGCGGAGCTCCAGCAGTGACAGCATCCACAGCATCCGAGGCAAGCCGGGGCTGGTGAAGCAGCGGACACAGGAGATTGAGACCCGGCTCCGGCTGGCAGGCCTCACTGTCTCGTCCCCGCTGAAACGCTCACACTCTCTGGCCAAGCTTGGAAGTCTCAATTTCTCGACAGAGGACCTGTCCAGTGAGGCGGACGCATCCACCCTCACCGACTCCCGGGATGCCAAGTTGAGCGAGTCTTCCTTCTTGCATCAGCCCCCGGCAGCCCTGAGGAGCCCAACTGCGACCTCTCAACCATCAGGGAAATCTGCTTCAGAACACTCGAGAAGCCCCTCATGGATGAGCAAAAGCTGA